The nucleotide window AGAGGATATTTTTTTCGGCCGTCCGCTGCATCAACAGATTGAACTGCTGAAATATCATGCAGATACCGCGCCTGGCGTCCCGCAACTGCTTTTCCGAAAGCTTCGACAGGTCCTGGCCGTCTACGATAATCCTGCCGCTGGTCGGCTTTTCGAGATAGTTCATGCAGCGCACCAATGTGCTTTTGCCTGCGCCGCTTTCGCCGATGATGCCGAAAATATCGCCTTTGCCGATCTCGAGATTGATATCGTCAAGGACCGTGATCGTTTCGCCGTTGAGAGAAAAGGTCTTGTGGAAGTGTTCTATTGTAATGATCGGGCTTGTTTCGTCCATGGCCTGGCTTGGGTGGTATTCCTGAATCTGAATGCTGGCATTTTTCCCTATTTCAGTCCCAGCACGTCTTGCATATCGTACAGCCCGGGCTGCTGCGACACCACCCATTTGGCGGCGCGGACAGAACCGCGGGAAAACATGTCGCGAGTCATGGCGCGGTGGGAGAGTTCGATGCGCTCACCCATGCCGATGAAGTAAACCGTGTGCTCGCCGATGATGTCGCCGCCGCGAATGGTCTGCATGCCGATCTCTTCCCTGGTGCGCTCGCCGGTGATCCCTTCGCGGTGGCAGTTGGCAACCGTGTTGTAGTCGCGCCCCAGGGCCTCGGCCACTACTTCCCCCATCCGCACGGCAGTGCCGGAGGGGGCATCCTTTTTCAGCCGATGATGGGCCTCGACGATCTCCACGTCGAAATCGTCTCCCAAAGTTTTGGCGATGTCTTTGAGGATCTTGAAGCAGACGTTGACCCCCACCGACATGTTGGGAGCCAGCACCACCGGGATATCCTTGGCCAGTTCCGCCGCCAGGGCCCGCTCCTCGGGGGTGAAACCGGTGGAGCCGATCACGATCGACTTCTTCTGCAGGCCGCAGGCCTCCAGGTTTTTGAGCGACACCTTGGGAGCGGTGAAGTCGATCATCACGTCGCAGCCGGCAATGACGGCATTCAGGTCGTCGGAGATGTTGACCCCCAGCGGACCGCAGCCGGCCACCAGCCCCACATCCTGTCCGGCCAGGGGATGGCCGGGGCGCTCCAGAGCGCCGGAGAGCTCGGCCCCTTCGGCCTCTATCACGGAATTGATGATGCGTTGTCCCATGCGGCCGGCAGCACCGCAAACGGCTATTTTTACCATTGCGAACCTCTTTAAATTCGATTTACCGCA belongs to Geobacter sp. SVR and includes:
- the dapB gene encoding 4-hydroxy-tetrahydrodipicolinate reductase, giving the protein MVKIAVCGAAGRMGQRIINSVIEAEGAELSGALERPGHPLAGQDVGLVAGCGPLGVNISDDLNAVIAGCDVMIDFTAPKVSLKNLEACGLQKKSIVIGSTGFTPEERALAAELAKDIPVVLAPNMSVGVNVCFKILKDIAKTLGDDFDVEIVEAHHRLKKDAPSGTAVRMGEVVAEALGRDYNTVANCHREGITGERTREEIGMQTIRGGDIIGEHTVYFIGMGERIELSHRAMTRDMFSRGSVRAAKWVVSQQPGLYDMQDVLGLK